In Actinoplanes derwentensis, the following proteins share a genomic window:
- a CDS encoding MoaD/ThiS family protein translates to MAIEVRVPTILRNYTGGAKIVEGAGDTLTALIDDLDAKHSGLKGRLITPEGGLHRFVNIYVNDEDVRFLGALEAKVKDGDSVTILPAVAGGALGFAAAAALVGGWSRPTTPAPAPKTV, encoded by the coding sequence ATGGCTATCGAAGTTCGCGTCCCCACCATCCTGCGCAACTACACCGGCGGCGCCAAGATCGTCGAGGGCGCCGGTGACACGCTCACCGCGCTGATCGACGACCTGGACGCCAAGCACAGTGGGCTGAAGGGCCGGCTGATCACGCCCGAGGGCGGCCTGCACCGGTTCGTGAACATCTACGTCAACGACGAGGACGTCCGCTTCCTCGGTGCCCTCGAGGCGAAGGTGAAGGACGGCGACTCGGTCACCATCCTCCCGGCCGTCGCGGGTGGCGCACTCGGTTTCGCTGCGGCAGCCGCTCTCGTCGGCGGCTGGTCCCGTCCGACCACCCCGGCCCCCGCCCCTAAAACGGTCTAA
- a CDS encoding nicotinate phosphoribosyltransferase, producing the protein MDTITPALMTDQYELTMISAALRDGTADRACVFEVFARRLPTGRRYGVVAGTGRLIELIRNFRFDEGDIDFLRSAGIVDETTATWLAGYRFTGDVEGYSEGELFFPGSPILTVSGGFAECVVLETVILSVLNHDCAIAAAAARMVTAARGRPIIEMGSRRTHEHAAVAAARAAYLAGFASTSNLAAGRAYGIPTTGTSAHAFTLLHDDEPAAFTSQVAALGKSTTLLVDTYDISQGIRNAIAVAGPDLRAVRIDSGDLSVLAGHSRELLDSLGATETKIIVSGDMDEYSIATLAAEPVDIYGAGTAVVTGSGAPTASLVYKLVEVDGRPVVKRSENKATVGGRKTAIRRHKPTGTATEEIVYSQGVPDHKPNDRMLQRTWIADGEVQESPSLQESRDHLRQNLISIPWEGLKLSAGDPAIPVVIVPTA; encoded by the coding sequence GTGGACACCATCACGCCCGCTCTGATGACCGACCAGTACGAGCTGACCATGATCAGCGCCGCGCTGCGGGACGGCACGGCGGACCGTGCCTGCGTCTTCGAGGTGTTCGCCCGCCGATTGCCCACCGGCCGGCGCTACGGCGTGGTCGCCGGAACCGGCCGGCTGATCGAGCTGATCCGGAACTTCCGCTTCGACGAGGGCGACATCGACTTCCTGCGGTCGGCCGGGATCGTCGACGAGACGACCGCGACATGGCTGGCCGGCTACCGGTTCACCGGCGACGTCGAGGGCTACTCCGAGGGCGAGTTGTTCTTCCCCGGGTCACCGATCCTGACCGTCTCCGGCGGGTTCGCCGAGTGCGTGGTGCTGGAGACGGTGATCCTGTCGGTGCTCAACCACGACTGCGCGATCGCCGCCGCGGCGGCCCGGATGGTCACCGCGGCCCGCGGGCGCCCGATCATCGAGATGGGTTCGCGGCGCACCCACGAGCACGCGGCGGTGGCCGCGGCCCGGGCCGCCTACCTGGCCGGGTTCGCGTCGACCTCGAACCTGGCCGCCGGCCGGGCGTACGGGATCCCCACCACCGGCACCTCGGCACACGCGTTCACGCTGCTGCACGACGACGAGCCGGCCGCGTTCACGTCCCAGGTCGCGGCACTCGGCAAGAGCACCACGCTGCTGGTCGACACGTACGACATCAGTCAAGGCATCCGCAACGCCATCGCGGTCGCCGGGCCCGACCTGCGAGCCGTCCGGATCGACTCCGGTGACCTGTCCGTGCTTGCCGGGCACTCCCGGGAGCTGCTGGACTCACTCGGCGCCACCGAAACCAAGATCATCGTCTCCGGCGACATGGACGAGTACTCGATCGCCACCCTCGCCGCCGAGCCCGTCGACATCTACGGCGCCGGCACCGCCGTGGTCACCGGCTCCGGAGCACCCACCGCCAGCCTGGTCTACAAGCTGGTCGAGGTCGACGGGCGCCCGGTCGTCAAACGCTCCGAGAACAAGGCGACCGTCGGCGGCCGCAAGACCGCGATCCGTCGGCACAAGCCCACCGGCACCGCCACCGAGGAGATCGTCTACTCGCAGGGCGTGCCCGACCACAAGCCCAACGACCGGATGCTCCAGCGCACCTGGATCGCCGACGGCGAGGTGCAGGAGTCACCCAGCCTGCAGGAGTCCCGCGACCACCTGCGGCAGAACCTGATCTCGATCCCGTGGGAAGGCCTGAAGCTCTCCGCGGGCGACCCGGCCATCCCGGTCGTCATAGTTCCCACCGCATAG
- a CDS encoding DUF2017 domain-containing protein: protein MFRRSGGQCVATFAHDEVRVLRKVAAEVVGLLTDGMDHTDPVVSRLFPDIYPDRPDDSQEFRLYTEGDLKTGKIDQAGAILAALPDEGEGEVRLDGEAAEAWLRAINDARLAMGTRLEIGADTDLSEELDNAVVDDPGSSRVFQLSVYAYLGYLQESLLSVLPEIE, encoded by the coding sequence ATGTTCCGACGCAGCGGTGGCCAGTGTGTCGCCACATTCGCGCACGATGAGGTGCGGGTTCTGCGGAAGGTGGCCGCCGAGGTGGTCGGGCTGCTGACCGACGGGATGGATCACACCGATCCGGTGGTGTCCCGCCTCTTCCCGGACATCTATCCCGATCGGCCCGACGACTCGCAGGAGTTCCGGCTCTACACCGAGGGCGATCTCAAGACCGGCAAGATCGACCAGGCCGGTGCGATCCTGGCGGCCCTTCCCGACGAGGGGGAGGGTGAGGTCCGGCTGGACGGCGAGGCCGCCGAGGCGTGGCTGCGGGCCATCAACGACGCCCGCCTGGCCATGGGCACCCGCCTGGAGATCGGGGCCGACACCGATCTGAGCGAGGAACTGGACAACGCGGTCGTCGACGATCCGGGGTCGAGCCGGGTGTTCCAGCTCTCGGTGTACGCGTATCTCGGCTACCTCCAGGAGTCGCTGCTCAGCGTGCTCCCCGAGATCGAGTAG
- a CDS encoding PLP-dependent cysteine synthase family protein gives MARYESLLDACGGTPLVGLPRLSPAVPEGAPPVRLWAKLEDRNPTGSIKDRAALFMVRAAEESGHLRPGDTILEPTSGNTGIALAMVAKLRGYRLVCVMPENVSAERTQLLRMYGAEIIPSPAAGGSNQAVATAKQIAAEHPDWKMLFQYGNPANARAHYETTGPELLHDLPTITHFVAGLGTTGTLMGTGRFLREKVDGIQIIAAEPRYGELVYGLRNIDEGYVPELYDASVLTRRFSVGTRDAVLRTRQLIEVEGIFAGFSTGAVLHAALAVAHEAVKSGTRADVAFVVPDAGWKYLSTGAYGGTLNEAEEALEGQLWA, from the coding sequence ATGGCTCGTTACGAGAGCCTGTTGGACGCGTGCGGGGGCACGCCGCTTGTCGGCCTGCCCCGGCTATCCCCGGCGGTGCCCGAAGGGGCGCCGCCGGTGCGGCTCTGGGCCAAGCTGGAGGACCGCAACCCGACCGGCAGCATCAAGGATCGGGCCGCGCTGTTCATGGTGCGCGCCGCAGAGGAGTCCGGGCACCTGCGCCCAGGTGACACCATTCTTGAGCCGACCAGCGGCAACACCGGCATCGCCCTGGCCATGGTGGCCAAGCTCCGGGGTTACCGGCTGGTCTGCGTGATGCCGGAGAACGTGTCGGCCGAGCGCACCCAGCTGCTCCGGATGTACGGCGCGGAGATCATCCCCTCGCCGGCCGCCGGTGGCTCGAACCAGGCGGTGGCGACCGCCAAGCAGATCGCCGCTGAGCACCCGGACTGGAAGATGCTGTTCCAGTACGGCAACCCCGCCAACGCCCGCGCGCACTACGAGACCACCGGCCCCGAGCTGCTGCACGACCTGCCCACGATCACGCACTTCGTGGCCGGGCTGGGCACCACCGGCACGCTGATGGGCACCGGGCGGTTCCTGCGGGAGAAGGTCGACGGCATCCAGATCATCGCCGCCGAGCCCCGGTACGGCGAGCTGGTCTACGGGCTGCGCAACATCGACGAGGGTTACGTTCCCGAGTTGTACGACGCCTCGGTGCTGACCCGGCGTTTCTCGGTCGGTACCCGGGACGCGGTTCTGCGTACCCGGCAATTGATCGAGGTCGAAGGAATTTTCGCGGGTTTCTCCACCGGGGCGGTGCTGCACGCCGCCCTCGCGGTGGCGCACGAGGCGGTCAAGTCCGGAACTCGGGCCGACGTCGCTTTCGTGGTGCCGGACGCCGGCTGGAAATACCTGTCGACCGGCGCTTACGGCGGCACTCTGAACGAGGCGGAAGAGGCCCTCGAAGGCCAGCTCTGGGCCTAG
- the clpS gene encoding ATP-dependent Clp protease adapter ClpS, whose protein sequence is MALPQVAPVETPEIQETPAEDRPWVTIVWDDPVNLMSYVTWVFQKLFGYSKEKAERLMMDVHTKGKAVVSIGARERMEMDANQLHGYGLWATVDRG, encoded by the coding sequence ATGGCGTTGCCTCAGGTTGCTCCCGTCGAGACGCCGGAGATCCAGGAAACACCGGCCGAGGATCGGCCGTGGGTGACCATCGTCTGGGACGACCCGGTCAACCTCATGTCGTACGTGACCTGGGTCTTCCAGAAGCTCTTCGGCTACAGCAAAGAAAAGGCCGAGAGGCTGATGATGGACGTGCACACGAAAGGGAAGGCGGTGGTCTCCATCGGTGCTCGCGAGCGCATGGAGATGGACGCCAATCAACTGCACGGATACGGTCTCTGGGCCACGGTCGACCGGGGTTGA
- a CDS encoding isochorismatase family protein has translation MSRALIIVDVQNDFCEGGSLAVAGGAAVAKGISLVLDKAGDRWDHVVATKDWHIDPGTHFSDTPDFVDSWPVHCVAESTGSDFHPELVTDRIEAVFHKGEYAAAYSGFEGHGQDGENLAGWLRAKGVTEVEVVGIATDHCVRATALDAVTAGFTTTVLLELTAGVARATTDAALDQLRAASVEVTGEPVVDA, from the coding sequence ATGTCACGCGCGCTCATCATCGTGGATGTGCAGAACGATTTCTGCGAAGGCGGTTCCCTGGCGGTGGCCGGCGGCGCTGCCGTCGCCAAAGGCATCTCGCTGGTGCTCGACAAGGCCGGCGACCGGTGGGACCACGTGGTCGCCACCAAGGACTGGCACATCGACCCCGGCACCCACTTCAGCGACACCCCCGACTTCGTCGATTCCTGGCCGGTGCACTGCGTCGCCGAGTCGACCGGCTCCGACTTCCACCCCGAACTGGTCACCGACCGGATCGAAGCGGTCTTCCACAAGGGCGAATACGCGGCGGCCTACTCCGGTTTCGAAGGCCACGGCCAGGACGGCGAAAACCTCGCCGGATGGCTGCGGGCCAAGGGGGTCACCGAGGTCGAGGTGGTGGGCATCGCCACAGATCACTGTGTACGAGCAACCGCACTCGACGCCGTGACCGCCGGATTCACCACCACCGTGCTGCTTGAACTGACCGCCGGAGTGGCCCGCGCCACCACCGACGCCGCCCTGGACCAACTCCGTGCAGCCTCCGTCGAGGTGACCGGCGAGC